In the genome of Fibrobacter sp. UWB11, the window CCGGCATTCGCATAAACAAGCTGTCCAGTCCTGATATTCAATATACCGCAAAGGCACGTCACAAACATATCATGGACATTGTGTTCCGCAAGTTCGTCATTGGCCCGATTCAGCGCTTCGGCAGGCGAAAGTCCCTGTTGCAAATTATGCTTGAGGACAATTTTTGAAACCATCATGAACAGCGCCGCAGGGACACCCTTCCCGGAAACATCCGCAATCAACAACGCGAGATGATCGTCGTCAATAAAAAAGTTGTCGTAAAAGTCACCACCAACTTCCAAAGCGGGGCGCATCACCGCATAAAAGTCAAAGCCATCGACAACGACAGGCCTAGAAAGGCTCGCCCGCTGTATAGCCGTCGCAATGGAAAGCTCCGTGTGGACCTTTTGTTCCTTAGCTGTCACCTCTGTCAAATTTTTCACATAATCTTCCAACTCGACAGCCATTTCTTTATACGAACGAGCGAGCTTTCCGACTTCGGAAGTATAATAGACGTACTTTTGACACTTGTGCAAAATGTTCTGGATTTTCAAATCAATATCAGTTTGCTGACCGATCGTCTTTGCGATTTCGCTCATGCGTTCGATAGGCTTTGTCACGGTCCGTTCCATGTAATACAAAAATCCTAGCGACACCCAAATTCCGATATTGAGAAGCCCGCCAATCAAGAAATACACGTAGCTCCAAAGATAAAGGTTACTCTCCCCATATCTAAGCGCAATAGTTGGGTAACTGGCAATTCCAATCGCTATCGAAATAATGATACTCGACGCCAGAAAGAACAAAATAAATTTTTCGTTTAACGAAAATGAAAAAATGAAATTTTCGGAAGAGCCCGCTTCTTTGCGCATTTTGCGCTGATAATGCAACGACGCCAAAATAAGGTACGGGAAACCGATTACCACCATGGTGATAAACTGGTTAAAGAATATATTGGCAGAAAGCATCGAGAAATAAGATTCATCATACTTGAGCTTTATGACGCTCACGACCATGAACGCCGCGGCGACAGAATCCAGGAGCACAATAAGCATGTACTGGACATTCTTGTGCACCCTGTCGAGCTTAAACTTATTTTCGTCATTTTTACGGAGTTTATTCCAAATTACGGCAGGGACATACCCATAAATAATCTGGATAAAGAATCCTGGAATAAAGATAACGGGCTCATACCCCGACATGATATCGGCAATGAGATTCGCGACCGCGCAACCAAAGACACCCCAAAAGCCAAACGAGATGCCAAACAGCAACGGAAGTGCCGCAACAATTCGAACCTCAGTCGTTTCGGAAATTCTAAACAACTCTCTGCACGGAACTCCGAAAACAAAGAACACAAGCCCACAGAGAAACGCAATAAGAAAATATTTACGTATATCTTTCATACTTCCCCTTCGTCTTTTTCAATATAGTCTTTTTTTGCGTTACCGCATTTTTTCTAACGAGAAATGCAATCTACTTTGGATTATTTAAAAGAAAAACCTTTCAATGATATATTTCAATGGCATTATCACCACATAACACATAATAATATACCAAGCAGTCAACACAGCAAAGGGTAAAATCGGGGCATAACCAACTGCCGCAAAAACAGTCCAATCCTTATTCTGCACCGGCTTGATTTTCACCGAAAAAAGTTCAAGCAGCAATAAAACAGATGCTACCGATAGAGCAAGGAACATTGTAGTTGTCACAAGAACAAAAACAGAGCCAATTAAAACCCGTCCAACAAATTCCGCTAACGGAACAACCTCTTCCGATGATACTCCAGAAGCACCCTTTCTGAACAGATATAAGGGAGTTGCATGCACCGCAAGACACGCCGTAGAGATAAAGGCAATCAATGTCAAAAATTTATCAATAATCTTATCTATCAATTTGACCACCTTATATAGCAAAGAGAAGCTCTAGCCCATCTATCAGGGTTACCCTTCAAGACAACGATTTTATCAGAATAAGGGCCAGGCTCAATCGTGATTCCATCATAAGGTTCAACATCGTAAACGACTTCAACGGAATCCCCTTTTACATCAAGCCCTAAACTTGTTCCCTGAATAACGGCTCCAATGCCACCATGAAAATGAAATCTATAAGTCAAAATATTCTTTCGGACGCCATCATCATCCAGATATTGAAGATGCCATACGTACAATCTGTTTTTGCCTATAAAAAATTCATGTAAAAATGAATCGTCTTGACTTTCTCTTTCCAAAAAAAGTTTCTTGCCCTCTAAGTAACAAGGTTCCTTTTCGCCGACAGATTCTGTCCAAATGGAGTGCTGACGTATAGGATAGATATCGCCTTCAATGGGATTATAACATGAATAGCAAAATACCATATACAAAAGAAACGTCGCGGTGACGAATAATTTCACCAGCCGATCTTTTCTCTTCAAATTACTTATGCTTGTCGACAAATTTTTTTTACTTGTCGAAATAAATTTCTTGAATTTCATCATCGATGCGTATAATGTACAAAATACAGCACACCTAATTTAGCTTCTGCTCAAAAAAATGAATTTGTTTACTATATTAGCTTTCCAGAAACACAAGAAGGAAAATAATGTTAAAAAGAATCGCACTTGCAGCAGCACTTACGGCTACCGCATCTTTTGCTACCTGGGATTTCTTCCCGGTTTTGGAAGGAGGCAGAGGCCAGGCCGAATTAGCCTTCTTTTACTTTAATGTCGAAAAACTTTCCGAAGTACAGATTGCAGCAGGCGCCCGTTATTCTATCACACCGAGCTTTGAAGTAGCAATCGGCATTCCGTTCCTCGCCTACGCCGCATACGATGGAGAATCCTATGATGACGTTGCAGGTCTTGCCCAAATTCAGCTTATGACCCGCTACCAGTTCACACCCAACGTAAACGCATTTGTGGACTTCATTCTCCCCTCTTGCAGCAAAGAAACATGTGACGACGATGGAGCTTTCGGTTTCCACTTCGGTGCCCAGTTCTCCCTAAAATCAAACATCGTAAACTTCGGTTCTGAACTAGGCCTCCAGCTCCACACTTCCGGCGATGACGAAATAAATCCACCTTGGGAATTGAACATCGGTGCAGAAGCTGATTTCGAAGTAAACCCGGTATTCGTTCCGTACATCGGTATTCAAACTCACATTTTGCTCGGCAAGTTCACCTACAAGGGTGAAGGCATTAGCAACGACTTCACTGGCAAAACGGGCTTTGATCCGTACTTCGGCTTTACCGCAAACATCACTCCGCAATTCTATGCAGGCGCAGAACTCAGATTCGGCATTGGCGAAGAATACTACGGCAAGTACACGCGTATGATGCTCGGAATCAAAGCGGGCATCAACTTCTAAAAAAATTCCACTTAGACTTTGCACTCTAGATAAAACATCTAGAGTGTTTTTTCGACCTTTTAAAATGCTCTAATGTGCAGTATTCAAAATTTTTATATATTTGCATGACGATCATAGCTAACGCGAAAAAGCCCCATTGAGGTTGCTGAGAAAATCGTTTGCTATATATGGAATTGAATTTTAAAGAGATTGATTAATGGCAGCTACGAAATATACAGAAGACAGCATCAAATCCCTAGAGTGGCATGAACATATACGTCTGCGTCCCGGCATGTACATCGGTAAGCTTGGCGACGGACAGAGCCCGGACGACGGCATTTACGTGCTCGTCAAGGAAATTATCGACAACTCCATCGACGAATTCGTGATGGGTGCGGGCAAAAAAATTGAAATTGATATCGACGACCACGCAGCACGCGTGCGCGACTACGGTCGTGGTATTCCTCTCGGCAAGGTCATCGACTGCGTATCGAAGATCAACACGGGTGGTAAGTACGATTCCGAAGCGTTCCAGAAGTCGGTTGGTTTGAACGGTGTGGGTACAAAGGCCGTGAACGCCCTTTCCACAAAGTTCATCGTCAAGAGTTTCCGCGACGGCCGCATGAAGCAGGCTGAATTCTGCCGCGGTGTGCTTGTGCAGGACTACAAGGAATGTGCAACAACCGAAAAGAACGGTACCGAGATTTACTTTGAACCGGATGCCGATATTTTCAAGAACTACCGCTTCCTTCCGGCCTACATGGAAGAGAAGGTCTGGAACTACGCGTACTTGAACAACGGCCTCCAGCTCGTGATGAACGACAAGGTCTACACAAGCCCGAACGGCCTTTTGGACCTTTTGAACAAGCATGTGGACGACACTATCCGCTATCCGGTAATTCATTTTAAGGACAAGGATATCGAATGTGCCTTCACGCACGGCAACCAGTACGGTGAACATTACTACAGCTTTGTGAACGGCCAGCACACCACGCAGGGCGGTACGCACCAGCAGGCATTCCGCGAAGGCATCGTCAAGGGCGCCCGCGACCACTTCAAGAAGGATCTTGACCCATCCGATGTTCGCAACTGCATCATCGGAGCGATTTCCGTACGCATCCAGGAACCGGTGTTCGAATCGCAGACAAAGACGAAGCTTGGCTCGACGACGGTTTCGCCGGGCGGAGCCCAGTTGCGCTCCTGGGTCGTCGATTACGTCGCAAGCCAGTTCGACAACTACTTGCACAAGAACCCGGAAACCGAAAAGGCTTTGCTCAACCGCATCACGCAGAACGAACGCGAACGCAAGGAAATCGCAGGCATCAAGAAGCTTGCGAACGAACGCGCGAAGAAGGCTAACTTGCACAATCGCAAGCTGCGCGACTGCAAGATTCACCTCACCGACGTCAAAAACGCGCTCAACCGCGAATCGATGATATTCATTACAGAAGGTGATTCCGCATCCGGCTCTATCACCAAGGCCCGCAACGTGCAGACGCAAGCTGTGTTTAGCCTCCGCGGTAAGCCGCTGAACAGCTTTGGCATGACGAAGAAGGTCGTGTACGAGAACGAAGAATTTAACTTGTTGCAACACGCACTCGATATCGAAAACGGTCTCGAGAACTTGCGTTACGACAAAGTGATTATCGCGACCGATGCTGATGTGGACGGTATGCATATTCGCCTTTTGCTCATGACGTTCTTCTTGCAGTTCTTCCCGGAACTCGTGGAACAGAAGCACCTGTACATCTTGCAGACACCGCTTTTCCGCGTGCGTAACAAGCAGGTGACCAAGTACTGCTACGATGAAACCGAACGCGACAAGGCTGCAAAGGAAATCGGCAAGACCGGTCTCGAAATCACTCGATTCAAAGGTCTTGGCGAAATCAGCCCGGAAGAATTCGGACAGTTCATCAACGAGGACATGCGCCTTGAAACAGTGAGCATTCCGCCCGACGCAACACTCGGCAAGATGCTGGAATACTACATGGGCAACAACACGCCGAGCCGACAGGAGCACATTGTGCAGAACCTGCGAGCAGAAGCAGTGGAAGAACTGTAGCGGTCATCGGCCGTTAGTCATTAGTTTTTAGTTTATAGTTTGGCGACTTCGTCGCGATTAAAAAACTAATGACCATTGACTAAAAGCTATTGACTAAACCTTAAATATCTACAGAAAAAGCTCGCGATTCCAAAGGTCGCGAGCTTTTTATTTTTTAATGGAGATGCCCGCTCAAGGCGGGCATGACATATGACTTACACTTTATGGAGACTTTGCGTCTTGGGGCCTTTCACGCCGGCAGGGAGAATCATCATGACCTTTTCCATGCGGGTGCCGTCCATGCGCAAAACGCGGAACGTGTAACCCTGAATCTTGACTTCGGCGCCTGGCGACGGGATGATACCAAGCGTAGCCTGGATGAGGCCGGAAAGCGTTTCCACGTGGGAATTCTCAGGCGGCTTGAGTTCTACGTCGAGTTCGTATTCCAAGTCCGAAAGCGTCATCAGCGGATCGAGAATGTAGCGTCCGTCCTTCAACTTCTGCACGTCCTCGTCTTCGTCCATGTCGTCTTCGTCGCGGATTTCACCGACGATTTCTTCAAGAATGTCTTCGAGCGTCACAAGGCCAGCCGTGCCGCCGTATTCATCGACAACAATGGCGAGCTGGTTACCCGTCTTGCGGAGTTCCGTCAACAGGTCATCAATCTTCTTGTGGTACGGCACGTAGACCGGCGGCATCACGAGCTTCATCAAGTCAAACGGTTCGTCGCGATGTTCCGTGTACCATTCCAAGAAGTCGCGGTTCGAAAGGATACCGACAATGTTGTCGACCGTTTCCTTGTAAACCGGCAAGCGCGAATGGCGTTCGTTGTTCAAGACCTTCACCAAATCATCAAGCGACGTGTCCACATCAATCGCGCACATGTCCACACGCGGCGTCATGATTTCGCGCACCGGCGTTTCCACGAAGTCGAAGATATTGAGGATCATCTGGCGTTCTTCTTTTTCAAGCCCTTCTTCACTGAGCGAAGAATCCGAAAGGTCTGCCTGTACAGCATCACGGCGTTCTTCGGGCAAGAAGCTGAGCTTTGCATCGTAACCCAGAGCGTTCAACAACTTGAGGTAAATAGTATGGCAAACGCGACCCACCGGTACGAACGGCATGCGGATGAACCTGTACAACGGCACAAGAACAACGGACAAAGTATCCGGTTTCAAGTTACCAATCAAGTTCGGGCAGAAAATAGTCACCACATAAATCACGGCACAAGCGCAAAGCATGTACGCCATGATTCCGAGCAACCAAAAATCGTGAGTCCACTGCCACGGGGCATTCGAGAACAGATAAAATCCGAACACACCGATTCCCACGTCCGAAAAAATTCGGCCAATGGAGACGGTTTCGTTGTAACCGCGGTTTTCAACGATCTTTGCAATCTTTGCTTCGCGATCCGTACGGTCATGGTCTTCACGCTTGGCATAAATGGCTGCAAAGACAGCCTTGACCAAAGTAAAAGACGCCGAAATAAAAAGAAAGAAAACGAGAAGAACAATAGCAATGGTGTTCGTATCACCCATTTTCCATGCTCTCCTTGTCCTTGTATGGATCCAGTCCCAAGAACTCACATTCGCGGGCGCGCATCACCTTGCGGTCGACAGCCTTGATATGGTCGTACCCCGACAGGTGGAGCAAGCCATGGACAATCACGCGCTTCATCTCGGCAAAAAAACTGTTGCCGTACTGCGGGGCCTGGCGCTTGACCTGGTCCCTCGCGATGTAGATTTCGCCGAGCATTTCTTCTTCGCCCGGGATTTCTTCGTGCCATTCGAACGAAAGCACGTCCGTCACTTTGTCGAGCCCGCGATAGTTCTTGTTCATCTCGCGAACGAACTCGTCCGTGCAGAGCACGATATTGACGTTATTTTCCGTGCCTTCTTCGGCAAGGAGTTTGCGGGCCATGGCTTCGAACTTATCCTTCCACGGGAAGGATTCGATATTCCCCTCGCACAGGAAATCGATAGTGTAGTCTTTCTTTTTACTAGCAGGGTCTGGCATTAAATGTTATACCACTTTTTTAATACGTTGATAATGGCTTCGGCTTGCGCCTTGCCTGTAATCTTGAACTTGCCTTGGGGCTTGAACATGCCTTGCATTTTTCGGTAACGGCGCAGAGAAACTTTCGGTTCGCTGAATTCACCCGTTTTCGGATCGCGGTCCTGATAGAAGAACATCACGGTCGGCCAGGCGCCCTTCGACAGGACTTCCTTGCTCAATTCCTTGATGACGACTTCGCCGGTTTCTTCGTCGGTATATTCGACGGTCAAATCTTCGACTTCTGCACTCATTTTTACCTCCAATGAAACACAAGTACTATACAATTATAACATTATTCTTTAAGGTGTTAGGGGCAAGAGTTAGGATTTCGAGGTTTAATGACCAACAACCAATAACTATTGGCCAAGAACTAACGACTAGTATGGTGATGATGTTCGCAGCAACCGCCATGGGTATGGTCATGGCTCCCGAGAACGCGATGTGGCACCCCGTGGGCAATCAAGTCCACTTCGCAGCCGTACGTGCGGTGGAGCATTCCTTCGGTCAGGTTACCACCCTCATGATAGTGAACAGAATGGTTCACGCAAACGACGCTCTTTACCTTGTGCGAGAGCGCCATCAGGTCGTGTGTCACTATCACAATTGTCATCGTTTCACTGAATTCGGCAAGCATGTTATAAAGCGCTTCGATTCCAGCGACGTCAATGTTATTGGAAGGTTCATCCAAAAAGAGAATCTTCGGATTACAGACAAGAGAACGAGCAATCAAGACTCGCTGACGTTCACCGCCACTCAGTTCACCCAAGCGACGGTCCAGATAGCCGCCAATATGCACGCGGTCAAGCGCAGCCTTCACTTCGTCCGATTTCGGGGAAAGTCCCAGTTTGCCTGTAGCAACGCACTCGCCCACCGTAATCGGGAAATCAATATTCTTGTTCGTATTCTGCGGAACGTAACCGACAGCAACCTTTTTCGTCGGAACCTTTTCGCCAAACAAGCGCACACTTCCAGAAGTCGGCTTCAAGAGCCCGACCATCAGCCTCATCAACGTGGATTTGCCACCGCCATTCGGCCCGATAATTGCAACAAAGTCATTTTCGTCAATAGAAAGATTCACGTCCGTCAGTACGGGCGACTTTCCATAGCCAAAAGAAAGATCTTTGATGTCGATAGCAGACATTACTTTTTGCCAGCCTGTTTGAGTGCGTCAATAAACTTTTGCGTATTGCCAATAAAGTCAGCGGCGAGCGGATCCGTTTCAACAACGACAGCGCCCAAATCCTTTGCAATCGTTTCTGCAGCACGCTTGCTGAATTCCGGTTGCACAAACACGGCCTTTACGCCATTTTTGCGGCCCATCATGATAAGGTTTGCCAAATCTCTCGGTTTAGGTTCCTTGCCATTCACTTCGATTGCATATTGCTTAAGCCCGAAATCCTTGGCCAAATATCCATACGACGGATGGAACACAATAAAAGACCGGCGATTCAACGGCATATCGATAACGGTTTCTTTCAAGGTACGAGCAATAGACGTTAACTGGTTCTGAACAGCCTGGATTTGATTGATATAATAAATATCATGTCCCGGATCAAGTTTCTTGAGCGCATGGAAAATATTCTGGGCAAGGAACTTCACACGGAGCGGAGAGGTCCAAATATGCGGGTCAAATTCTTCGTCATGGTGGTGAGCCTTTCCATGATGTTCTCCATGTTCCGACTTCATCCATTCGATATTCTTGGAAATATCAACGACTTCGACTTTTTTATTTGCACCCAAAAAGCGAGGCATCCAAACTTTATCTAATCCCGAGCCATCAGAAAAATAAACCTGGGCAAGAGAAAACGCCTTGATTACAGCCGGCTTCGGTTCAAAGTTATGCGGATCGGCACCCGGCGGCAAAAGAGTCACCACATTCACGCGATCACCGCCCACCATCTTAACGAGTGTCGCATACGGTTGCAAAGAAACAGCAACGGTAATTTTTCCATCATCAGCAAAAACAATTGCAGCAGAAATAGCAACGACCAAAAACAAAAGACGAGTAAAGCGCATTATTTTTTCCCTTCTAAAAAGGCGTTAAAATCAATTTCACTAACGTTGTTGACAACAAACTCAGGTTTCACATCAAGCTTTTCGACATCCGACATTTTCGATTCGCCACACAAGGGCAACACAAAACGGCAGCCGGAGCGCTTGGCAAGTTCAAAGTCCGTATAAAGGCGGTCCCCCACGAACAAGATTTCTTCGGGGCGGTAAAGTTTCAAAAGTCCCGAAAGCATCGCCGGATTCGGCTTGCCAAAGCTCATCTCAGGTTCGACACCGTAAGCCGTCTTGAGGAGAGCCATGAAGCTACCGATATCGGGCACGGGACCGCGTTCATCAGGGCAGACAAAATCCGTATGCGTGACCCAGAACGGGATCCCACACTGTACTCTAAAGGAGAGTTCGCAAAGTTCGCGATAATCAAAGCTGTTGTGGTAAGCAACAAGCACCAGTTCCGTTTCTTCGACCGACGGGCGCAAATTGAGGCTCGGGTCCTGCGCCGCGAACCATTCGTACACTTCCGGATTCGCAAAGAAAAAGACATTCTTGATTTTGCGTTCGTGAATCGCATCGAGCGAGAGGTACAGTGCCGAAATGATGGAGTCCTTTGCAAGCGGAAGCCCCATGACCTTGAGGCGGTTCTCGTAAAAGACCGGAGATTTACTCGTGTTGTTGCTCAAGTAATAGACCGGCACGCGCTTTGCCACGCGATTGACTGTTTCAACCGCACCCGGATACGGGCGACCGCTCAAATAAAGAGTTCCGTCTAAAT includes:
- a CDS encoding SpoIIE family protein phosphatase; this translates as MKDIRKYFLIAFLCGLVFFVFGVPCRELFRISETTEVRIVAALPLLFGISFGFWGVFGCAVANLIADIMSGYEPVIFIPGFFIQIIYGYVPAVIWNKLRKNDENKFKLDRVHKNVQYMLIVLLDSVAAAFMVVSVIKLKYDESYFSMLSANIFFNQFITMVVIGFPYLILASLHYQRKMRKEAGSSENFIFSFSLNEKFILFFLASSIIISIAIGIASYPTIALRYGESNLYLWSYVYFLIGGLLNIGIWVSLGFLYYMERTVTKPIERMSEIAKTIGQQTDIDLKIQNILHKCQKYVYYTSEVGKLARSYKEMAVELEDYVKNLTEVTAKEQKVHTELSIATAIQRASLSRPVVVDGFDFYAVMRPALEVGGDFYDNFFIDDDHLALLIADVSGKGVPAALFMMVSKIVLKHNLQQGLSPAEALNRANDELAEHNVHDMFVTCLCGILNIRTGQLVYANAGHEKPIIKHKDGDFEIADVKSGFVLAGMEGYRYRDFETQLQPGDAIFTYTDGIPEAINENNEEFGMERLLKVLNESKNDSVRLRCRKVRMAVKAHAGNAPQFDDITMVSFEMK
- a CDS encoding DNA topoisomerase IV subunit B; protein product: MAATKYTEDSIKSLEWHEHIRLRPGMYIGKLGDGQSPDDGIYVLVKEIIDNSIDEFVMGAGKKIEIDIDDHAARVRDYGRGIPLGKVIDCVSKINTGGKYDSEAFQKSVGLNGVGTKAVNALSTKFIVKSFRDGRMKQAEFCRGVLVQDYKECATTEKNGTEIYFEPDADIFKNYRFLPAYMEEKVWNYAYLNNGLQLVMNDKVYTSPNGLLDLLNKHVDDTIRYPVIHFKDKDIECAFTHGNQYGEHYYSFVNGQHTTQGGTHQQAFREGIVKGARDHFKKDLDPSDVRNCIIGAISVRIQEPVFESQTKTKLGSTTVSPGGAQLRSWVVDYVASQFDNYLHKNPETEKALLNRITQNERERKEIAGIKKLANERAKKANLHNRKLRDCKIHLTDVKNALNRESMIFITEGDSASGSITKARNVQTQAVFSLRGKPLNSFGMTKKVVYENEEFNLLQHALDIENGLENLRYDKVIIATDADVDGMHIRLLLMTFFLQFFPELVEQKHLYILQTPLFRVRNKQVTKYCYDETERDKAAKEIGKTGLEITRFKGLGEISPEEFGQFINEDMRLETVSIPPDATLGKMLEYYMGNNTPSRQEHIVQNLRAEAVEEL
- a CDS encoding hemolysin family protein, with protein sequence MGDTNTIAIVLLVFFLFISASFTLVKAVFAAIYAKREDHDRTDREAKIAKIVENRGYNETVSIGRIFSDVGIGVFGFYLFSNAPWQWTHDFWLLGIMAYMLCACAVIYVVTIFCPNLIGNLKPDTLSVVLVPLYRFIRMPFVPVGRVCHTIYLKLLNALGYDAKLSFLPEERRDAVQADLSDSSLSEEGLEKEERQMILNIFDFVETPVREIMTPRVDMCAIDVDTSLDDLVKVLNNERHSRLPVYKETVDNIVGILSNRDFLEWYTEHRDEPFDLMKLVMPPVYVPYHKKIDDLLTELRKTGNQLAIVVDEYGGTAGLVTLEDILEEIVGEIRDEDDMDEDEDVQKLKDGRYILDPLMTLSDLEYELDVELKPPENSHVETLSGLIQATLGIIPSPGAEVKIQGYTFRVLRMDGTRMEKVMMILPAGVKGPKTQSLHKV
- the ybeY gene encoding rRNA maturation RNase YbeY gives rise to the protein MPDPASKKKDYTIDFLCEGNIESFPWKDKFEAMARKLLAEEGTENNVNIVLCTDEFVREMNKNYRGLDKVTDVLSFEWHEEIPGEEEMLGEIYIARDQVKRQAPQYGNSFFAEMKRVIVHGLLHLSGYDHIKAVDRKVMRARECEFLGLDPYKDKESMENG
- a CDS encoding metal ABC transporter ATP-binding protein, with the translated sequence MSAIDIKDLSFGYGKSPVLTDVNLSIDENDFVAIIGPNGGGKSTLMRLMVGLLKPTSGSVRLFGEKVPTKKVAVGYVPQNTNKNIDFPITVGECVATGKLGLSPKSDEVKAALDRVHIGGYLDRRLGELSGGERQRVLIARSLVCNPKILFLDEPSNNIDVAGIEALYNMLAEFSETMTIVIVTHDLMALSHKVKSVVCVNHSVHYHEGGNLTEGMLHRTYGCEVDLIAHGVPHRVLGSHDHTHGGCCEHHHHTSR
- a CDS encoding metal ABC transporter solute-binding protein, Zn/Mn family, with product MRFTRLLFLVVAISAAIVFADDGKITVAVSLQPYATLVKMVGGDRVNVVTLLPPGADPHNFEPKPAVIKAFSLAQVYFSDGSGLDKVWMPRFLGANKKVEVVDISKNIEWMKSEHGEHHGKAHHHDEEFDPHIWTSPLRVKFLAQNIFHALKKLDPGHDIYYINQIQAVQNQLTSIARTLKETVIDMPLNRRSFIVFHPSYGYLAKDFGLKQYAIEVNGKEPKPRDLANLIMMGRKNGVKAVFVQPEFSKRAAETIAKDLGAVVVETDPLAADFIGNTQKFIDALKQAGKK
- a CDS encoding HAD-IIA family hydrolase; translation: MKSPVKAVVFDLDGTLYLSGRPYPGAVETVNRVAKRVPVYYLSNNTSKSPVFYENRLKVMGLPLAKDSIISALYLSLDAIHERKIKNVFFFANPEVYEWFAAQDPSLNLRPSVEETELVLVAYHNSFDYRELCELSFRVQCGIPFWVTHTDFVCPDERGPVPDIGSFMALLKTAYGVEPEMSFGKPNPAMLSGLLKLYRPEEILFVGDRLYTDFELAKRSGCRFVLPLCGESKMSDVEKLDVKPEFVVNNVSEIDFNAFLEGKK